In one window of Chryseobacterium sp. JV274 DNA:
- a CDS encoding TetR/AcrR family transcriptional regulator, whose product MELKEKQRKILDVAVELFKEKGYMGSSVRDLATKLNIKAASLYAHIRSKEEILEWICFGIAQEFFDELQKVKNTDITPREKLNLLLDKHLSVVLKNRDVTHIYSNEWRHLEEKLPEFVELRKNYQQEVEKLISEIYSAENWELKSPSFTTRFILHTLNNSYFWFKRSSDSTDEITEEIREKILFGLLGNQKI is encoded by the coding sequence ATGGAACTAAAAGAAAAACAGAGAAAAATATTAGACGTAGCAGTAGAACTTTTCAAAGAGAAAGGGTATATGGGAAGCTCAGTAAGAGACCTGGCTACGAAACTCAATATCAAAGCAGCATCGCTGTACGCACATATCCGTTCAAAGGAAGAAATTCTGGAATGGATTTGTTTTGGCATTGCTCAGGAGTTTTTTGATGAGCTTCAGAAAGTAAAAAATACAGATATTACTCCAAGAGAAAAACTAAATCTGTTACTGGATAAGCATCTGTCTGTTGTTCTTAAAAACCGTGATGTCACTCATATTTATTCTAATGAATGGAGACATCTGGAAGAAAAGCTTCCCGAGTTTGTAGAGTTAAGAAAAAATTATCAGCAGGAAGTTGAAAAACTCATTTCTGAGATCTACAGTGCAGAAAACTGGGAACTGAAATCACCATCATTTACAACAAGATTTATTCTTCATACTTTAAACAATTCTTATTTCTGGTTCAAAAGAAGCAGTGATTCTACTGATGAAATCACTGAAGAAATCAGGGAGAAAATCCTTTTTGGATTACTTGGAAACCAGAAGATATAG
- the clpB gene encoding ATP-dependent chaperone ClpB, whose translation MNLNQYTVKSQEAIQAAQQIAMELGNQSIEPQHLLEGIFQVDENISPFLLKKSEADANLVRERNRENLEKLPKVQGGNIYLSQSANKVLLDAPNIAKKMGDEYVTIEHLWLSLLETSSEVSKMLKDMGVTKNLLEGAIKELRKGSKATSASSEETYQSLNKYAKNFNELAAEGKLDPVIGRDEEIRRVLQILSRRTKNNPILIGEPGVGKTAIAEGIAHRIINGDVPENLMDKTLFSLDMGALIAGAKYKGEFEERLKSVVNEVTKADGQIILFIDEIHTLVGAGGGEGAMDAANILKPALARGELRAIGATTLNEYQKYFEKDKALERRFQKVMVEEPDTESAISILRGIKDKYEAHHKVRIKDEAIIAAVEMSQRYISDRFLPDKAIDLIDEASAKLRMEINSKPEELDVLDRKLMQLEIELAAISREGNQTKIDHLKEDIAKISEQRNEINAKWLKEKQKSEDLTQIKKDIESLKHEAERASRSGDYAKVAEIQYGKLREKEEEFTKMELEMQNHQNELIKEEVTAENISEVIGKWTGIPVTKLLQSERDKLLNLESELHHRVVGQDEAIQAVADAIRRNRAGLSDDKKPIGSFLFLGTTGVGKTELAKALAEFLFDDENNMTRIDMSEYQERHSVSRLVGAPPGYVGYDEGGQLTEAVRRRPYSVVLLDEIEKAHPDVFNTLLQVLDDGRLTDNKGRVVNFKNSIIIMTSNLGSHLIQENFENLTEENQDEIVDKTKDEVFDLLKQTLRPEFLNRIDEIVLFQPLRKKEIGKIVQYQLRGFNEMLSKRNIIMTFTQDAVDYLMNKGYDPAFGARPLKRVIQQEVLNKLSKEILAGKVNDGDRITLDYFVETGLVFRPTEQ comes from the coding sequence ATGAACTTGAACCAATATACAGTAAAATCACAGGAAGCCATCCAGGCAGCACAACAGATTGCTATGGAATTGGGCAACCAAAGTATCGAACCTCAACACCTCCTTGAAGGAATCTTCCAGGTAGATGAAAATATATCGCCTTTCTTACTTAAAAAATCTGAAGCAGATGCCAATTTAGTAAGAGAGCGTAACCGTGAAAATTTAGAAAAACTTCCAAAAGTACAGGGAGGAAACATTTACCTTTCACAATCTGCCAACAAAGTATTGCTGGATGCACCCAATATCGCTAAGAAAATGGGTGACGAATATGTAACGATTGAACATTTATGGCTATCTCTTTTGGAGACCAGCTCTGAAGTATCCAAGATGCTGAAAGATATGGGTGTAACCAAAAATCTGCTGGAAGGTGCTATCAAAGAATTAAGAAAAGGAAGTAAAGCAACTTCTGCTAGCTCAGAAGAAACATACCAGTCCTTAAATAAATATGCTAAAAACTTCAACGAGTTAGCGGCAGAAGGCAAACTGGACCCTGTAATCGGGCGTGATGAAGAAATCAGAAGGGTTTTACAGATCCTTTCCAGAAGAACAAAAAACAACCCAATCCTTATCGGGGAGCCGGGTGTAGGTAAAACAGCCATTGCCGAAGGAATTGCCCACAGAATTATCAACGGTGACGTTCCTGAAAATCTGATGGATAAAACATTATTCTCATTGGATATGGGAGCTTTGATCGCCGGAGCCAAATACAAAGGTGAGTTTGAGGAACGTCTGAAATCCGTTGTGAATGAAGTCACCAAAGCTGATGGACAGATTATACTTTTCATCGACGAAATCCACACATTGGTGGGTGCCGGCGGTGGTGAAGGAGCGATGGATGCTGCCAACATATTAAAACCTGCTTTGGCAAGAGGTGAATTGAGAGCAATTGGAGCAACTACTTTGAATGAGTACCAAAAGTATTTTGAAAAAGATAAAGCGCTGGAAAGACGTTTTCAGAAAGTAATGGTGGAAGAACCGGATACTGAATCTGCTATTTCCATCCTTCGTGGTATTAAAGATAAATATGAAGCTCACCATAAGGTAAGAATCAAAGATGAGGCAATTATTGCTGCTGTGGAAATGTCTCAAAGATATATTTCAGACCGTTTCTTACCGGATAAAGCGATCGACCTTATTGATGAAGCTTCTGCCAAACTGAGAATGGAAATCAATTCCAAGCCGGAAGAGCTGGACGTTCTTGACAGGAAACTGATGCAGCTGGAAATTGAATTGGCAGCCATTTCAAGGGAAGGCAACCAGACCAAAATTGATCATCTGAAAGAGGATATTGCTAAAATTTCCGAACAGAGAAATGAGATCAATGCGAAATGGCTGAAAGAAAAACAGAAAAGTGAAGATCTTACCCAGATCAAAAAAGATATTGAATCTCTGAAACATGAAGCAGAAAGAGCTTCCAGATCTGGAGATTATGCAAAAGTAGCGGAAATCCAATACGGAAAACTTCGTGAAAAGGAGGAAGAATTTACCAAGATGGAGCTTGAAATGCAAAACCATCAGAATGAACTGATCAAAGAAGAAGTTACTGCAGAAAATATCTCTGAAGTGATTGGCAAATGGACAGGTATTCCTGTAACTAAATTATTACAATCCGAAAGAGATAAATTATTAAACCTGGAATCTGAACTCCACCACAGAGTGGTTGGGCAGGATGAAGCGATTCAGGCAGTTGCTGATGCTATCAGAAGGAACAGAGCCGGATTGAGCGATGATAAAAAGCCTATCGGATCTTTCTTATTCCTGGGGACAACCGGAGTTGGTAAGACCGAGCTTGCAAAAGCATTGGCAGAATTCTTATTCGATGATGAAAACAATATGACGAGAATTGATATGAGTGAATATCAGGAACGTCACAGTGTTTCAAGATTGGTAGGAGCACCTCCGGGATATGTAGGATATGACGAAGGCGGACAATTGACTGAAGCGGTAAGAAGAAGACCCTATTCTGTAGTGCTTTTGGACGAGATCGAAAAAGCCCATCCGGATGTTTTCAATACCCTGCTTCAGGTTTTGGACGACGGACGTCTGACAGACAATAAGGGACGTGTGGTAAATTTCAAAAATTCAATCATCATTATGACCTCGAATTTAGGCTCACACCTTATTCAGGAGAATTTTGAGAATCTTACAGAGGAAAATCAGGATGAAATTGTGGACAAAACAAAAGATGAAGTTTTTGATCTTTTAAAACAAACCCTGCGTCCGGAATTCCTGAACAGAATTGATGAAATTGTACTGTTCCAGCCTTTAAGAAAAAAAGAAATCGGAAAAATCGTTCAGTATCAGTTGAGAGGATTTAATGAAATGTTATCGAAACGAAACATCATTATGACTTTCACTCAGGATGCTGTAGATTATCTGATGAATAAAGGTTATGATCCTGCTTTCGGGGCAAGACCATTGAAAAGAGTGATTCAGCAGGAGGTTCTGAACAAATTGTCTAAAGAGATTCTTGCCGGTAAAGTAAATGACGGAGACAGAATCACACTGGATTATTTTGTAGAAACCGGTTTGGTTTTCAGACCTACTGAACAATAA